The Candidatus Dependentiae bacterium genome includes a window with the following:
- a CDS encoding type II/IV secretion system protein yields MQIDRTISEHSAVDLVDRLIMRAIECKASDIHCEPLDDLLRIRYRIDGVLYDQPPLPESLALQILSRIKILAHTDIAEKRIPQDGKFRVRAGIHEIDLRVSTFPSMHGQKIVIRILDRQHMTIALNRLGLQLTMYETLSSILNKQSGFFLVTGPTGSGKTTTLYAALSALNSPEKNIITLEDPVEYHIEGITQGHIQSDIGFTFARGIRAMLRQDPDVVMLGEIRDIETAKAAIEASLTGHLVLSTLHTTDAPGALMRLMDMGIEPFLINASVSGILAQRLVRRLCNSCKIERLPTDDEKIILERIDLHLQIVFSSTGCSACLNLGYKGRIGIFELLMMSHGLRALVVHKPIFDAIAGQAKADGMATLLEDAKYKVQQGIISLAELVRVLL; encoded by the coding sequence ATGCAGATTGATCGAACAATCTCAGAACATTCGGCTGTCGACCTTGTCGATAGATTAATTATGCGTGCGATTGAATGCAAAGCATCTGATATTCATTGTGAACCACTCGATGATCTTTTGCGTATTCGTTATCGCATTGACGGCGTACTTTATGATCAACCACCTTTGCCAGAATCACTCGCATTGCAAATTTTATCCCGCATTAAAATTTTAGCGCATACTGATATCGCGGAAAAACGTATTCCACAAGATGGTAAATTTCGTGTTCGCGCTGGTATTCATGAAATCGATTTGCGCGTTTCAACCTTTCCTTCAATGCATGGCCAAAAAATTGTGATTCGTATTCTTGATCGCCAGCATATGACGATTGCGCTCAATCGTTTAGGATTGCAGCTTACGATGTACGAAACGCTTTCATCTATACTCAATAAGCAAAGCGGATTTTTTTTGGTTACGGGGCCTACTGGATCAGGAAAAACGACGACGCTGTATGCGGCGCTTTCTGCATTGAATTCTCCAGAAAAAAATATTATTACGCTGGAAGATCCGGTGGAATATCACATTGAAGGAATCACGCAAGGCCATATTCAATCCGATATTGGTTTTACGTTTGCGCGCGGTATTCGTGCAATGCTGCGCCAAGATCCTGATGTGGTTATGCTTGGTGAAATTCGGGATATAGAAACAGCAAAAGCTGCCATTGAAGCATCGCTTACCGGGCACTTAGTTTTGAGCACATTACATACCACCGATGCGCCCGGCGCTCTTATGCGTTTGATGGATATGGGAATCGAACCGTTTTTAATTAATGCTTCGGTTTCAGGAATTCTTGCGCAGCGACTAGTGCGCAGACTCTGCAATTCGTGCAAGATAGAACGATTACCTACCGATGACGAAAAAATTATTCTCGAGCGAATCGATTTGCATCTGCAAATAGTATTTAGCAGTACCGGTTGTTCAGCCTGCCTAAATTTGGGCTATAAAGGCCGTATAGGCATCTTTGAACTTTTAATGATGAGCCATGGCTTGCGCGCGCTTGTTGTCCATAAACCGATTTTTGATGCAATCGCGGGCCAGGCAAAAGCGGACGGCATGGCCACACTTCTTGAAGATGCAAAATACAAGGTGCAGCAAGGAATTATTTCTCTTGCAGAATTAGTGCGCGTATTGCTTTAG
- a CDS encoding HU family DNA-binding protein, protein MNKAMVVELMAKMTKESKATCKRCLEASMDVISDALKKGKPVVLTGFGTFSVLKRKARTGVNPATGGKMQIPAKKVPKFKPGKALKELVS, encoded by the coding sequence ATGAATAAAGCGATGGTTGTTGAATTAATGGCCAAAATGACCAAGGAATCAAAAGCAACATGTAAGCGTTGCTTGGAAGCGTCAATGGATGTAATTAGCGACGCTCTTAAAAAAGGTAAACCAGTTGTATTGACTGGCTTTGGAACATTCTCTGTATTGAAGAGAAAAGCACGTACAGGCGTTAACCCTGCTACTGGCGGCAAGATGCAAATTCCTGCTAAAAAGGTTCCTAAGTTCAAGCCAGGCAAAGCACTTAAAGAATTGGTTTCGTAA